In Corynebacterium nuruki S6-4, the following proteins share a genomic window:
- a CDS encoding TetR/AcrR family transcriptional regulator → MTERETDCPGLRERKRRETRLRIEDCATELILDRGFHDVTLEEICEKAGISRRTFFNYFNSKDEVAAGTGVPPLSRDDLDTFATTDSDNVVRDILRYIGDCIDSDPDRSLRYSPDRETSMKVRARRRRIVNETPELMISGMRRFDQLAGSVLDTIRRQLTGFPDNRKATDLTVDQEALLLTSVIRQVLVAGPLVYGTEDDTRTETLNRTGRQLTRLAAAYSDGWD, encoded by the coding sequence GTGACTGAAAGAGAAACCGACTGCCCTGGACTGCGGGAACGCAAGCGCCGGGAGACGAGACTGCGCATCGAGGACTGTGCCACTGAGCTGATCCTCGACCGCGGTTTCCACGATGTCACGCTCGAAGAGATCTGCGAGAAGGCCGGCATCAGTCGCCGCACCTTCTTCAACTACTTCAACTCCAAGGACGAGGTCGCCGCCGGGACGGGTGTACCGCCCCTGTCCCGGGACGATCTCGACACCTTCGCCACCACCGATTCGGACAATGTCGTCCGCGACATCCTCCGCTACATCGGCGACTGTATCGACAGTGACCCGGACCGCTCGCTCAGGTACTCCCCCGACCGGGAGACCAGTATGAAGGTCCGGGCACGCCGGCGGCGGATCGTCAATGAAACCCCGGAACTGATGATCTCCGGCATGCGCCGGTTCGACCAGCTCGCGGGATCCGTCCTCGACACGATCCGCCGTCAGCTCACCGGGTTCCCCGACAACCGGAAGGCCACCGACCTCACGGTCGACCAGGAGGCACTGCTGCTGACCTCCGTCATCCGTCAGGTTCTGGTGGCCGGCCCCCTCGTCTACGGAACCGAGGACGACACCCGGACCGAGACACTGAACCGGACCGGACGTCAACTCACCCGTCTCGCCGCCGCCTACAGCGACGGCTGGGACTGA
- a CDS encoding ribonuclease HI family protein — translation MTITAAADGSALGNPGPAGWAWYIDDDTWRAGGWPHGTNNMGELKAVLDLLESTADAGLADEELLVLCDSQYVINSVTKWMAGWKRKGWKKRDGKPVLNVELMKALDAALQGRRVQFEWVKGHAGHAMNEAADRRANAAATAFQKKQAPQEGPGFSGAGAGAAAASSPAVAPAAPAAGGVADSDTGSEVGSDTDDVVARELALLSDAVRGDRDLAGRLLHPEMTETGASGRRYTRDEVLDTLSPLVGFDAVDQVCAADITAERIAPAVILLTYTTSGASGTVHRSSLWVRDGESWLLRHHQATPEQ, via the coding sequence ATGACAATCACCGCAGCCGCTGACGGATCCGCTCTCGGCAACCCCGGCCCCGCCGGGTGGGCCTGGTACATCGACGACGACACCTGGCGGGCCGGGGGCTGGCCGCACGGCACGAACAACATGGGGGAACTCAAGGCGGTGCTCGACCTGCTGGAGTCCACCGCGGACGCCGGCCTGGCCGACGAGGAGCTGCTCGTCCTCTGCGACTCCCAGTACGTCATCAACTCGGTGACGAAGTGGATGGCCGGCTGGAAGCGGAAGGGCTGGAAGAAGCGCGACGGCAAGCCGGTGCTCAATGTCGAACTCATGAAGGCCCTCGATGCTGCCCTGCAGGGCCGGCGGGTGCAGTTCGAGTGGGTGAAGGGGCATGCCGGCCATGCGATGAATGAAGCGGCCGACCGCCGGGCGAACGCTGCGGCCACCGCGTTCCAGAAGAAGCAGGCGCCGCAGGAGGGCCCGGGGTTCAGCGGTGCCGGTGCGGGGGCCGCCGCGGCGTCCTCCCCCGCCGTCGCTCCCGCCGCGCCGGCCGCGGGCGGGGTCGCCGACAGTGACACAGGCAGTGAGGTGGGCAGTGACACAGATGACGTCGTCGCCCGGGAACTCGCCCTGCTCTCCGATGCCGTCCGCGGCGACCGGGACCTCGCCGGCCGGCTGCTCCACCCGGAGATGACGGAGACCGGCGCGTCCGGACGCCGATACACCCGGGACGAGGTCCTCGACACCCTGTCCCCGCTGGTCGGATTCGATGCCGTCGACCAGGTCTGCGCCGCCGACATCACCGCGGAGCGGATCGCCCCGGCTGTGATTCTGCTCACCTACACCACTTCGGGGGCGAGCGGGACCGTTCACCGGTCCTCCCTGTGGGTCCGCGACGGTGAATCCTGGTTACTGCGCCACCACCAGGCAACTCCCGAACAGTGA